One region of Dehalococcoidia bacterium genomic DNA includes:
- the tsaA gene encoding tRNA (N6-threonylcarbamoyladenosine(37)-N6)-methyltransferase TrmO: MQEIKYKPIGIIHSPFKEVGGMPIQSSGAAGVKGTVDLFREYLPGLKDIEGFSHITLIYHFHLCKRCDLQVRPFLDDKIHGIFAIRSPARPNPIGISVVHLVEIEDNILQIEDVDMVDGTPLLDIKPYVPDFDCRAAERIGWLSNKSRNTARCKSDNRFKGE; the protein is encoded by the coding sequence TTGCAGGAAATAAAATATAAACCGATTGGAATCATCCACTCACCGTTCAAAGAGGTGGGTGGAATGCCGATACAATCCAGCGGGGCGGCGGGGGTAAAGGGCACAGTCGATCTGTTCAGGGAGTACCTGCCGGGACTCAAGGATATTGAAGGTTTCTCTCACATAACCCTGATCTACCATTTCCATTTGTGCAAGAGATGTGATCTTCAAGTCAGACCTTTTCTGGACGATAAAATTCATGGCATATTTGCTATAAGAAGCCCGGCGAGACCAAATCCGATCGGTATATCTGTCGTTCATCTGGTCGAGATCGAGGATAATATTCTTCAAATCGAAGATGTGGATATGGTTGACGGCACCCCTTTGCTGGACATCAAGCCTTATGTGCCGGATTTTGACTGTCGTGCAGCTGAGCGAATAGGGTGGCTATCAAATAAATCCCGTAATACGGCAAGATGTAAATCGGATAATAGATTCAAAGGCGAATAG
- a CDS encoding MarR family transcriptional regulator, which translates to MKYMKKNYDLNLPFKEYLWTVILFAQAGNLWTKAIEKSVKPGNITLSQFVTLQALLFNKKPMSPTHISRLLPIEVHSVTPMIDKLYKSELVTRRRSKTSRRSVDVNITEKGKELLYELGPNINELFQSVFGKLSKNDRAELERIIRQISDATADYLGADKQHLDENARILAGMMVDKPKKNTEPKS; encoded by the coding sequence ATGAAGTACATGAAAAAAAACTATGATTTGAATCTTCCATTCAAGGAGTATCTGTGGACTGTCATTTTATTTGCGCAGGCGGGGAACCTGTGGACGAAAGCAATTGAGAAGAGCGTGAAGCCAGGGAATATTACTCTGTCACAATTTGTAACACTGCAGGCTCTTCTGTTCAACAAGAAACCCATGTCTCCAACCCACATATCGCGGCTTTTACCGATCGAAGTCCATTCTGTTACTCCGATGATCGATAAATTGTATAAAAGCGAATTGGTTACCAGACGCCGTTCAAAGACCAGCAGACGGAGTGTTGATGTCAATATAACGGAGAAAGGGAAAGAGCTTCTATATGAATTAGGCCCCAATATAAATGAACTGTTTCAATCTGTGTTTGGGAAACTGTCAAAAAATGACCGTGCTGAACTGGAAAGAATAATTCGTCAAATCAGCGACGCCACTGCCGACTATCTTGGTGCTGACAAGCAGCATCTGGACGAAAACGCCAGGATACTGGCAGGTATGATGGTGGACAAGCCTAAAAAGAATACTGAACCTAAATCATAA
- a CDS encoding 4-hydroxyphenylacetate 3-hydroxylase N-terminal domain-containing protein yields the protein MITSTEYRKRLSKMRRNIYMDGELVDRSHPRLQGAINILSKTYDIIDDPEFKQYEDILTATSHLTGQRINRFNNVHRSMTDLMSKQKMTRLICHQVGGCVARCMGIDSTNAYSVVCYLTDQKYGTEYYRRFEEWLRKFQETDAVACCAQTDVKGNRLWRPHQQKDPDLYLRIVERKSDGIIVRGAKVHNSFAPAAEWINVLPTRALTVDDKDWAVAFVVPADAEGVKQIVSAFTYDERDGSPGPWGGADSMTVFDDVFIPWEHVFLCGENDMGGYMALTFALFHRHSYTGCKPASTDVLTGATALMAEINGIEKEQHVREKISELVCTSELCYGTGIAAAINGYQSPSGTWVPDIMYCNVSRRHAGINIYHEYDILADVAGGMPATLPRYADWINEETRPFIEKYMARNPDVDVHDVLKAFAWVQDISCSEGAGVMQYAGVHGGGSPRMEQIAIMGAYNMENIKNIARRLAGIKTDKPYTFNRLGSIPHLE from the coding sequence ATGATTACTTCGACTGAATACAGGAAAAGATTGAGTAAGATGAGGCGAAATATCTATATGGACGGTGAATTGGTCGACCGCAGCCATCCAAGGCTGCAGGGAGCCATAAATATACTATCAAAAACTTACGACATCATTGATGATCCTGAATTTAAGCAGTATGAGGATATACTCACAGCGACGTCTCACCTTACGGGGCAAAGAATTAACCGCTTTAACAATGTGCACCGCAGCATGACCGATCTAATGTCCAAGCAGAAGATGACCAGGCTTATCTGTCATCAGGTGGGAGGTTGTGTGGCTCGCTGTATGGGAATAGATTCAACCAATGCTTATTCGGTCGTCTGTTACCTAACGGACCAAAAATACGGGACTGAGTATTACCGGCGATTTGAGGAATGGTTAAGAAAGTTCCAGGAAACAGACGCTGTGGCATGCTGTGCTCAGACCGATGTAAAAGGCAATCGCTTGTGGAGGCCCCATCAACAAAAAGATCCCGATCTGTATTTACGAATAGTGGAGAGAAAGAGCGACGGCATTATCGTACGCGGCGCCAAGGTGCACAATTCATTTGCTCCTGCTGCCGAATGGATAAATGTGTTGCCGACCAGAGCACTTACTGTGGATGATAAGGATTGGGCGGTGGCTTTTGTGGTCCCGGCTGATGCTGAAGGTGTCAAGCAGATAGTCAGCGCTTTTACTTATGACGAGCGCGATGGTTCGCCGGGTCCATGGGGTGGAGCTGACTCTATGACTGTTTTCGACGATGTTTTTATTCCATGGGAGCATGTTTTTCTATGCGGCGAAAATGATATGGGCGGTTACATGGCCCTTACCTTCGCGCTTTTCCATCGTCACAGCTACACCGGCTGTAAGCCCGCTTCGACCGATGTGCTGACGGGTGCCACTGCTCTGATGGCCGAGATCAACGGTATTGAGAAAGAGCAACATGTCAGGGAGAAAATATCCGAGCTTGTGTGCACTTCCGAGCTTTGTTATGGCACAGGAATTGCGGCTGCAATTAATGGATACCAATCTCCGTCAGGTACCTGGGTGCCCGATATTATGTACTGCAACGTGAGCCGCCGGCACGCTGGAATCAATATATATCATGAATACGACATACTTGCAGATGTTGCGGGTGGTATGCCAGCTACATTGCCCAGATATGCGGACTGGATTAATGAAGAAACACGACCCTTCATAGAGAAATATATGGCCCGTAATCCGGATGTGGATGTTCATGATGTCCTTAAGGCGTTTGCCTGGGTACAGGATATTTCATGTTCCGAGGGTGCCGGCGTCATGCAATATGCCGGTGTGCATGGTGGAGGTTCCCCCAGAATGGAGCAGATTGCCATCATGGGCGCATATAATATGGAGAACATTAAAAATATTGCCAGGCGCCTGGCGGGCATAAAAACCGATAAGCCATATACTTTTAACAGGCTTGGCAGCATACCACACCTGGAATAG
- a CDS encoding carboxymuconolactone decarboxylase family protein: MARVKLVEKEQADPTIKEVFQILEDLRVPLSNIFKAVGNCPKIGRNFIELGNSLLNPEFIDPKLRELVILRVGNLLQSDYEFTHHARIGIKAGLTIEQVKDLAVWKSSDKFSEIERAVLQYTDEVTLNVRVSNSTFADLRRFFDDPGIVKLTAIIGYYGMVCRILEALQIEMEPWVKSFTT; this comes from the coding sequence ATGGCACGCGTTAAACTGGTCGAGAAAGAGCAAGCGGATCCAACTATTAAAGAAGTATTCCAGATTCTGGAGGACCTGAGAGTTCCCCTATCCAATATATTTAAGGCAGTGGGCAATTGCCCCAAAATAGGTCGCAATTTCATCGAGCTTGGTAATTCATTACTGAATCCTGAGTTTATTGATCCGAAGCTGAGAGAACTGGTTATCTTACGGGTTGGAAACCTTCTGCAGTCGGACTACGAGTTCACCCACCACGCACGTATCGGCATCAAGGCGGGTTTAACCATAGAACAGGTTAAAGATCTCGCTGTCTGGAAATCTTCCGACAAATTCAGTGAGATAGAGCGTGCTGTTCTGCAATACACCGATGAGGTCACCCTGAATGTCCGGGTCAGCAATAGCACGTTCGCTGATCTGCGAAGGTTTTTCGATGACCCGGGAATAGTCAAGCTCACAGCAATCATTGGCTATTACGGGATGGTATGCAGAATACTGGAGGCGCTGCAGATAGAGATGGAGCCGTGGGTAAAGTCTTTCACAACATAA
- a CDS encoding amidohydrolase family protein: protein MIVIDRHTHYIARPDWVSEAAYMPLAQFWAAKEAGRSPEMILPKLLNGIADGTGGKMFIDNMDAAGVDISFVLASDTWIRNNGQEPPISFDKQLEGCAELEQAHKGRLYVWVYVDPRRPKALELFARAIDEYGFKGCGEISAEGFNLDDELIQPMFKKCADSGIPVDIHIRSGMGVTTFGSDVSVNNASHPEHVKKLAKKYPEMKIFIAHSGYSTWWQAAIQTALECPNCYLDLSDWNYDLPNMAEFVAKLAAMRDSVGAERIFFSSDQISGPRFCGEKSTLPQWVNFFKTLPEQAPNYGYHFTQKEVDLILGGNAQRLFKLPSPAKK from the coding sequence ATGATAGTAATTGACAGGCACACTCATTATATTGCCAGACCCGACTGGGTTTCAGAGGCGGCTTATATGCCCCTAGCCCAATTTTGGGCAGCCAAGGAGGCTGGACGCTCTCCAGAGATGATCCTTCCAAAGCTTCTAAATGGTATAGCTGACGGCACTGGTGGGAAAATGTTCATAGATAACATGGACGCCGCCGGAGTTGATATCTCATTCGTCCTGGCTTCCGATACATGGATACGCAACAATGGCCAGGAACCGCCGATATCGTTTGATAAGCAACTGGAAGGCTGCGCGGAACTGGAGCAGGCCCATAAGGGCAGACTTTATGTCTGGGTTTACGTTGATCCGAGAAGGCCGAAAGCACTGGAATTGTTTGCCAGGGCGATCGACGAATATGGATTCAAGGGTTGCGGAGAGATTTCAGCGGAAGGATTCAACCTCGATGATGAGTTAATTCAGCCAATGTTCAAAAAATGTGCAGATTCCGGTATTCCGGTCGATATCCACATCCGTTCAGGTATGGGCGTTACAACTTTTGGAAGTGACGTTAGCGTAAATAATGCGTCGCATCCCGAGCATGTGAAAAAGCTGGCAAAAAAATATCCTGAAATGAAAATATTCATTGCGCATTCGGGATATTCGACATGGTGGCAGGCAGCCATACAAACTGCCCTTGAGTGCCCGAATTGTTATCTGGATCTTTCCGACTGGAATTACGACCTGCCCAACATGGCCGAGTTCGTGGCCAAGCTCGCTGCGATGAGGGACTCCGTGGGCGCCGAACGAATATTCTTTTCCAGCGACCAGATCTCCGGCCCACGCTTTTGCGGAGAGAAGTCGACGCTGCCGCAATGGGTGAATTTCTTCAAGACGCTCCCCGAGCAGGCCCCCAACTATGGATACCATTTTACTCAGAAAGAGGTTGATCTTATTTTAGGCGGTAACGCACAAAGACTATTTAAGCTGCCTTCTCCTGCAAAGAAATAG
- a CDS encoding SDR family NAD(P)-dependent oxidoreductase, with the protein MGLLDGKVAVVTGAGGGLGKAESLLFASEGAKIVVNDLGGKTDGTGASASPADIVVAEIKRMGGEAVANYDSVATWEGGERIIKTAIDTFGRIDILVNNAGIARNRMIFNMTEEEWDIVQRVHLYGHFYCTRHACAYFRQQRSGRIINTSSQTGLGNMGQANLGLTNYSAAKEGIAGFTRTVALDMAKYGVTCNCIRPMAATRMTISPDLQAAIEKGSQQDSGDTVTGLEAEVKRMSPAHIASLVVYLATDAAANINGKSFMVGGGEIGLYSEPEIVSSIFKDGIWTVQELVNIMPRSVTKGLLANI; encoded by the coding sequence GTGGGTTTACTCGATGGAAAAGTTGCAGTGGTCACCGGCGCGGGAGGCGGGCTGGGCAAAGCGGAGTCTTTGCTCTTCGCCTCCGAAGGCGCCAAAATCGTAGTGAATGATCTCGGCGGTAAAACTGACGGAACAGGAGCTTCCGCTTCCCCGGCTGATATAGTAGTCGCCGAAATCAAGAGAATGGGTGGAGAGGCAGTGGCGAACTACGACTCGGTCGCGACCTGGGAAGGGGGAGAGCGTATCATCAAGACCGCGATCGATACCTTCGGCAGGATCGATATACTGGTCAACAACGCCGGTATCGCGCGTAATCGTATGATTTTCAATATGACGGAGGAGGAGTGGGATATCGTGCAGAGGGTGCACCTGTACGGACATTTTTACTGCACCAGACATGCCTGCGCATATTTCCGTCAGCAACGGTCCGGCCGCATCATAAACACCTCCTCTCAGACAGGCCTGGGCAATATGGGGCAGGCTAACCTGGGACTGACCAACTACAGCGCGGCCAAGGAAGGTATCGCCGGCTTCACCCGCACCGTGGCATTAGATATGGCTAAGTACGGGGTAACCTGCAATTGTATACGTCCCATGGCCGCGACACGCATGACCATCTCACCAGATCTGCAGGCGGCCATCGAAAAAGGTTCGCAACAGGACTCAGGCGATACAGTAACCGGTCTCGAGGCGGAGGTGAAAAGGATGTCTCCCGCACATATCGCATCCCTGGTTGTTTATCTTGCCACGGATGCTGCCGCAAACATAAACGGAAAAAGCTTTATGGTAGGCGGAGGTGAAATCGGCCTTTACTCTGAACCAGAAATTGTATCCAGCATTTTCAAGGACGGCATCTGGACAGTGCAAGAGCTCGTGAATATCATGCCCAGGAGTGTTACCAAAGGTCTATTGGCAAATATATAA
- a CDS encoding thiolase family protein — protein MSNVYIIGIGMTNFGKLPNRSVRTMSEDATQLALQDAGLGKRDLQAVFFSNSFWGMFSNQHSIRGQVIMRGMGIDKIPVVNVENACAGASSALHLAYTGIRAGLYDVALVLGSEKLSNPDKALSLSAYASCMDVENLEKHINMITDFNKLIKIQLPEDKSAPGEGRSIFMDAYAMGARWHMDRFGSTQRQLAVICSKNHWHGSLNPLAQYQQSMTVEEVLADKAVAYPLTRAMCSPVGDGAAAAVVCSEEYLKKLKNSHPVKIIASVMGQGSDRSLDGEDIGERLSKQAYRMAGVGPKDIDLAELHDATAWAELHQSEAMGFCPMGEGGPFAESGATRIGGKKPINTSGGLECRGHPIGASGLAQIYELCLQLRGGAGKRQVEKARIGLAENGGGNIGVEEAAMCIHIVQKWY, from the coding sequence ATGTCTAATGTCTATATCATCGGTATCGGCATGACCAATTTCGGCAAGTTGCCCAACCGGAGCGTTCGCACAATGTCCGAAGACGCCACACAGCTCGCCCTGCAGGATGCAGGACTGGGCAAAAGGGACTTGCAGGCGGTCTTTTTCTCCAATTCCTTCTGGGGTATGTTCTCAAACCAGCACTCCATACGTGGGCAGGTTATCATGCGGGGCATGGGTATTGACAAGATACCCGTTGTTAATGTGGAGAATGCATGCGCAGGAGCATCGTCAGCGCTTCATCTTGCTTACACCGGTATCCGTGCAGGACTGTATGATGTAGCGCTCGTACTTGGTTCGGAGAAGCTAAGCAATCCCGATAAGGCATTGTCCCTTTCAGCATATGCTTCCTGCATGGATGTAGAAAACCTGGAAAAACATATCAATATGATTACCGACTTCAACAAGTTGATCAAGATCCAGCTACCGGAAGATAAATCGGCACCGGGAGAGGGCAGGAGCATCTTCATGGACGCTTATGCAATGGGAGCAAGATGGCATATGGACAGGTTCGGATCAACACAACGCCAGCTTGCCGTCATTTGCTCGAAAAACCACTGGCACGGATCCTTGAATCCGCTCGCTCAATACCAGCAATCTATGACAGTAGAGGAAGTATTGGCTGATAAGGCTGTGGCGTATCCTCTGACGAGAGCGATGTGCTCTCCGGTCGGTGATGGCGCTGCAGCGGCCGTTGTCTGTTCAGAAGAGTACTTGAAAAAGCTGAAGAACAGTCATCCGGTTAAAATAATAGCTTCAGTGATGGGGCAGGGCAGCGATAGGTCATTGGACGGTGAAGACATTGGCGAGAGATTGTCCAAACAGGCTTACAGAATGGCAGGGGTTGGGCCGAAGGACATTGACCTGGCTGAACTTCACGATGCTACGGCCTGGGCTGAGTTGCACCAGTCCGAGGCTATGGGTTTTTGTCCGATGGGAGAAGGTGGTCCCTTTGCTGAGTCGGGCGCGACCAGGATCGGCGGTAAAAAGCCGATCAATACTAGCGGTGGGTTGGAGTGTCGCGGTCATCCCATCGGCGCCTCGGGACTAGCTCAAATTTACGAGCTTTGTCTACAACTGCGCGGCGGCGCCGGTAAAAGGCAGGTCGAGAAGGCACGCATCGGTTTAGCCGAGAACGGTGGAGGTAATATCGGCGTGGAAGAAGCGGCTATGTGTATACATATAGTGCAGAAATGGTATTAA
- a CDS encoding TatD family hydrolase → MINSVLGPIAPDKLGKTLVHEHFIIGQPGWQTDETMFPYDRKAALKTNLEVCKAAREVGIGTIVDCTPNDYTRDPELYKELARKSGINIICVTGLFNGTTGATTYWVAKTMFVKDMPKMMAELFVREINVGIGKTGVKAGAIKVASSETVTPYEESVFKAAIIAQKETGVPIITHTEGPDPGIAQADLFLKEGADKKKVLIGHVSNSTDMNYYKAILDKGFYVGFDRMGMILYTQDEVCIKNISELCKLGYADKIMLSHDTCNYWCGRSLRDIAPPEIVAMLSNWRVDYVSKSILPALKEKGVTDKQINTMMVDNPRSLFTGK, encoded by the coding sequence ATGATTAACTCCGTGCTGGGACCCATTGCCCCTGATAAGCTGGGAAAGACACTGGTGCACGAACATTTTATCATCGGGCAGCCCGGTTGGCAGACGGACGAAACAATGTTTCCGTATGACAGGAAGGCCGCATTGAAGACCAATCTGGAAGTCTGTAAGGCTGCCAGGGAGGTCGGCATAGGAACTATAGTGGACTGCACACCAAACGACTATACGCGGGACCCCGAGCTTTATAAAGAACTGGCCAGGAAGTCGGGAATCAACATTATATGTGTGACGGGCCTGTTCAACGGGACTACCGGCGCCACGACCTACTGGGTGGCCAAGACCATGTTTGTCAAGGATATGCCCAAAATGATGGCGGAGTTGTTTGTAAGGGAGATAAATGTCGGTATCGGTAAAACAGGTGTGAAGGCAGGCGCCATCAAGGTCGCATCCAGTGAAACCGTTACTCCATATGAGGAAAGCGTATTTAAAGCTGCGATTATAGCGCAGAAAGAGACCGGTGTACCGATAATAACGCATACAGAGGGTCCGGATCCCGGAATAGCGCAGGCTGACCTCTTTCTCAAGGAAGGTGCTGACAAAAAGAAAGTTTTAATCGGCCATGTATCCAACTCCACCGATATGAACTATTACAAGGCAATTCTGGATAAGGGATTCTACGTCGGTTTTGACCGCATGGGAATGATTCTGTATACGCAGGATGAAGTCTGTATCAAAAATATCTCCGAGTTATGCAAATTGGGGTATGCGGACAAAATTATGTTATCCCATGATACGTGCAATTACTGGTGTGGCCGCTCTTTGCGCGATATTGCTCCTCCCGAGATAGTAGCGATGCTGAGTAACTGGCGGGTAGATTACGTTTCTAAAAGCATACTGCCTGCTTTAAAAGAGAAGGGAGTCACAGATAAGCAGATCAACACAATGATGGTGGACAATCCAAGGAGTTTATTTACAGGCAAGTAA
- a CDS encoding SDR family oxidoreductase has protein sequence MARSNKVAVITGGGRGIGKGIARIFTKRGIDVVIAGRTFEVLEKTAKELKKADIEIYPVKADVSVLSDVEKLFDFTMEKFGKVDILVNNAGIAEPMAPITDIDLKLVDDLINIHFKGTFYCSRRAVKEMKAQKSGNIINIGSVEGLESLPGIVYGPMKAAVHQFTKVLSRELAAIPIRVNCIVPGLVLTEMMDELTDRDVDVFLKYIPMHKALVPDDVGYLAYFLASDEARYITGSIITADSGITADAGWYAFGL, from the coding sequence ATGGCGAGGTCTAACAAGGTTGCAGTAATAACGGGGGGAGGTCGAGGTATTGGCAAAGGGATTGCCCGTATATTCACAAAACGGGGAATCGACGTAGTGATAGCGGGCAGGACATTTGAAGTACTTGAGAAAACAGCCAAGGAATTAAAGAAGGCGGATATTGAAATCTATCCGGTGAAAGCCGATGTCAGCGTTCTTTCGGATGTTGAAAAGCTGTTTGATTTCACCATGGAAAAATTCGGCAAAGTGGACATTCTTGTTAATAATGCCGGAATTGCCGAACCGATGGCACCGATAACTGATATTGACCTGAAACTGGTGGATGATCTAATAAACATTCATTTCAAGGGCACATTTTACTGTTCTCGCAGAGCAGTCAAAGAGATGAAAGCACAAAAAAGCGGCAATATCATAAACATCGGCTCTGTTGAGGGGTTGGAATCATTGCCCGGTATAGTCTATGGTCCGATGAAAGCGGCCGTTCATCAATTTACTAAGGTACTGTCCCGTGAGCTGGCTGCCATTCCTATCCGCGTTAACTGTATTGTCCCGGGCCTGGTGCTTACCGAAATGATGGATGAACTGACAGATCGCGATGTCGATGTATTTCTCAAATACATTCCGATGCATAAGGCGCTGGTGCCTGACGATGTAGGCTACCTGGCATATTTCCTGGCCTCAGATGAAGCGCGGTATATAACCGGCTCGATCATCACTGCCGATTCGGGCATAACGGCAGATGCGGGCTGGTATGCCTTTGGTTTATAG
- a CDS encoding CoA transferase yields MTEVLGGIKVVDLTEDVAGPYCSMHLGDLGAEIIKVEGIEGDTTRQLGPFIKGESSLFMSLNRNKKSIAVDYNKPQGKEIVYQLARNADIFIESFDSCYAEKLGLGYEDIVRYKSQVVYCSISSFGETGPYKNRPASELELQGMAGFTQYLGEMGEEPVRVGVDVAAMGSGLHAMQGILAALYYRRKTGIGQKVEISAMRSMIQMGCYWIQAFCNPDTYGGWFFTGPYDHAEHGYATLDRPIVFSVIGRVGGGIEKALDIWVEFLKRVGLGELLEDPWFKYKGLRAVGLGRDAQEMKPLFETYFADKKSEDMINMIDELGGMGSAIYDYETLFGGSMHPQVQAVDMIKEIEHPVSGKTRVLDLPLTLSDTPAQIKCAAPTLGQHTTELLSGLGYSEADISRLKKNKIVA; encoded by the coding sequence ATGACAGAGGTTCTCGGGGGAATAAAAGTCGTTGATTTAACTGAAGATGTTGCTGGCCCTTATTGCTCGATGCATCTGGGCGATCTTGGCGCTGAGATAATAAAAGTAGAGGGTATCGAAGGTGATACTACCAGACAGCTTGGCCCCTTTATCAAAGGGGAAAGTTCTCTTTTCATGTCTTTAAACCGTAATAAAAAAAGCATAGCAGTCGATTACAATAAACCCCAAGGCAAGGAGATAGTATATCAACTGGCCAGGAACGCAGATATATTTATCGAGAGCTTCGATTCCTGCTATGCCGAGAAACTGGGTCTGGGATACGAGGATATCGTTCGATATAAATCACAGGTAGTGTACTGCTCGATCTCAAGTTTTGGCGAGACCGGTCCGTACAAAAACAGACCTGCTTCAGAGCTTGAGCTGCAGGGGATGGCAGGTTTTACGCAGTATTTGGGTGAGATGGGCGAGGAACCTGTAAGGGTTGGAGTGGATGTCGCAGCCATGGGAAGCGGCCTGCATGCCATGCAGGGTATCCTGGCAGCGTTATATTACAGGCGGAAGACAGGTATCGGTCAGAAAGTGGAAATCTCAGCGATGCGCTCTATGATCCAAATGGGTTGTTACTGGATACAGGCTTTCTGCAACCCTGATACCTATGGCGGATGGTTTTTTACTGGTCCTTATGACCATGCGGAGCACGGTTACGCAACCCTTGATAGGCCGATCGTATTTTCTGTCATCGGACGGGTTGGTGGCGGAATAGAAAAAGCTCTGGATATATGGGTGGAGTTTTTAAAGAGGGTCGGACTTGGTGAATTGCTTGAGGATCCATGGTTTAAATATAAGGGGCTGAGAGCTGTAGGCCTCGGCAGGGATGCGCAGGAGATGAAGCCTCTTTTCGAAACGTATTTTGCGGACAAAAAAAGCGAAGACATGATAAATATGATCGACGAACTCGGGGGTATGGGCTCTGCGATATATGACTATGAGACATTGTTCGGTGGATCAATGCATCCTCAGGTGCAAGCCGTAGATATGATCAAAGAAATAGAGCATCCGGTGTCCGGTAAAACCAGGGTGCTGGATTTACCCCTGACTTTGTCTGACACACCAGCACAAATCAAATGTGCCGCTCCGACGCTTGGCCAGCATACGACAGAGCTGCTATCAGGCCTGGGATACAGCGAAGCGGATATATCCAGGTTGAAGAAAAATAAGATAGTTGCCTGA
- a CDS encoding CoA transferase, which translates to MTGPLAGIKVLDLGAFGVGPAACSLLALMGADAIRIEPPNLDGLIFVGTPVGGYGSTYIGSHFNKKSIILDLRGDKGKELGKKLIQWADVVINNRRLGALERIGFGYDEMNKSNPRVIYIESTSYGNKGPWSKYAAADHFVQAASGFASVTGKKGGQPEIFRNAAHADINASLTIVSATLIGLLAREITGRGQKIETSHLQSTMSMQITRISEFFATGKNPERLGSACVHIVPSQSFRTWDNKYVNISVPKESYWPKLCAALELQNLQNDPRFKTNTLRVKNRDELIPLIQEKIADKSAYWWMLHLKRCDVPCGLNYDYEALISDPHIQANGWFFNMDSMFGVIKGYAAPWLFKKTPAEKMTPTVKPDQNRDEILKMLNS; encoded by the coding sequence ATGACAGGACCATTGGCGGGAATAAAAGTACTTGACCTTGGCGCTTTCGGGGTGGGGCCAGCTGCGTGCAGCTTGCTTGCACTCATGGGTGCTGATGCTATCCGGATCGAACCTCCAAATTTGGACGGGCTGATATTTGTGGGGACTCCCGTAGGTGGCTATGGATCGACTTATATAGGCAGCCACTTCAATAAGAAAAGCATAATACTAGACTTGAGGGGCGATAAAGGAAAGGAGTTAGGTAAAAAGCTTATTCAATGGGCTGATGTAGTAATTAATAACCGCCGTCTTGGCGCACTTGAGAGAATCGGATTCGGTTATGATGAAATGAATAAGAGCAATCCAAGAGTAATATACATAGAAAGCACATCCTATGGAAATAAGGGGCCCTGGTCTAAATATGCCGCCGCAGATCATTTTGTCCAGGCGGCATCAGGTTTTGCCAGTGTCACCGGGAAAAAAGGCGGTCAGCCGGAGATATTCAGAAATGCGGCGCATGCGGATATTAATGCTTCATTAACAATTGTATCGGCAACACTTATCGGATTGCTGGCCAGGGAGATCACAGGCAGGGGACAAAAAATCGAGACCTCGCATCTGCAATCGACTATGTCTATGCAGATAACACGCATCTCCGAGTTTTTCGCCACGGGAAAAAATCCTGAACGGCTGGGAAGCGCCTGTGTTCACATCGTTCCGTCTCAATCATTCAGGACCTGGGATAACAAGTATGTAAATATCAGTGTACCGAAAGAAAGCTACTGGCCGAAGCTGTGTGCTGCGTTGGAGTTGCAGAACCTCCAGAATGATCCACGGTTCAAGACGAATACACTAAGAGTAAAAAACCGTGATGAATTGATCCCGTTAATTCAGGAAAAAATTGCCGATAAATCTGCATACTGGTGGATGCTGCATCTGAAGAGATGCGATGTGCCGTGCGGACTTAATTACGACTATGAAGCCCTGATCAGCGATCCGCATATTCAGGCGAATGGATGGTTCTTCAATATGGATAGCATGTTCGGTGTAATTAAAGGATATGCAGCGCCATGGCTTTTTAAAAAGACACCTGCAGAGAAAATGACTCCTACAGTCAAACCGGATCAAAATCGCGATGAGATTCTTAAAATGCTTAACTCATAG